The region AATGCATGGCATATGTGCTCTATTTTGTAAGGATCGTATGGCAAATTTTGTAGACAAAACAGACGATGAGCTTATGGAAAACGGCTACGAATGTTTTGTTGCTTTGCTTGAAAAGGGCTAGGCCTTTTTTTTACCCTATTATTGAACAGTGTTTAAAAATATTACAATGATTAATAAATTTCATAATCGAAAATTTTTATGGCCGGTTTTATTGGCTATATCGCTTATCACTGCGCAAAAGATCAGTGCACAAAGCAGACTTGACCTCTACATTTCAGAAGGTCTTGAGTCAAACCAGAGCATTCATCAGCAGAATTTCATGCTTGAAAAGAGCATATATGCTCTTGGCGAGGCTAAAAGCCTTTTTAAGCCCAATGTCAGCTTTTCGACTACCTATACCAAAGCAGATGGCGGCCGTACTATAGATATTCCAGTCGGTGATATGCTGAATAATGTCTACTCTACATTAAATCAACTCACAGGAACAAGCGCTTTTCCTCAGCTTCAAAACCGCAATGAACAGCTTAATCCAGATAATTTTTACGATGCAAAGTTCCGTGTTACCCAGCCGATCTTAAATGCGGAAATCAGCTATAACAAAAAAATCAAATCCAAGCAGATCGACCTTCAAAAAACTGAGGTCCTGCTCTATAAACGTGAGCTGGTCAAAGAAATCAAAACTTCATATTATAATTACCTGAAAGCTGTCAATGCCGAAAAGATCTACCTCTCCTATCGTAAACTCGTACTTGAAGGGGAACGCGTGAATAAAAAGCTTTTTGACAATGGCAAGATCAACCGCACAGCAGTAATCCGCAGTAAAAATGAAGTTTCTAAAATAGATGCTTCAATAGTCACGGCTCAAAAAACAAAAGAGTCCGCGCAGTTCTATTTTAATTTTCTACTGAACCGGCCTTTATCGGACAGTATTGCGGTGGAGGAAATCACGACTTTGCCTGAGCAGGATCTGTCCCTTATGGACAATGTTTCCGCTCGTGAAGAACTCTCCAAACTTAAAATTGCAAAAGGGATCAATGAAGATCTCACCGGGCTGGCAAAATCATACCTCATCCCAAAAATTGGCGCCAGCATGGATCTGGGTTCGCAGGC is a window of Candidatus Chryseobacterium colombiense DNA encoding:
- a CDS encoding TolC family protein, translating into MINKFHNRKFLWPVLLAISLITAQKISAQSRLDLYISEGLESNQSIHQQNFMLEKSIYALGEAKSLFKPNVSFSTTYTKADGGRTIDIPVGDMLNNVYSTLNQLTGTSAFPQLQNRNEQLNPDNFYDAKFRVTQPILNAEISYNKKIKSKQIDLQKTEVLLYKRELVKEIKTSYYNYLKAVNAEKIYLSYRKLVLEGERVNKKLFDNGKINRTAVIRSKNEVSKIDASIVTAQKTKESAQFYFNFLLNRPLSDSIAVEEITTLPEQDLSLMDNVSAREELSKLKIAKGINEDLTGLAKSYLIPKIGASMDLGSQAFDWKFNKQSRYYLLGVSLQWDLFASGKNTNHIKQAVAEQHAIESQTGYVEQQLLTELRVRQANMLSAIAQYQAAQSQLATSQTYYKDVALMYKEGMAIYIELLDAQNQWVDSQLQANIALFDTWISYSAIERAAASFNIQK